The genome window AAAAGCCACGACCCTTTCCATGTGATACCTGAGAGGCAGCCAATCACTGTCTTGGGGAAACatctgctttcttctgtgtgGTCACTTAGTTTGAACCACTTCCCCCCGTTCCCTCTTTCTACAGAACCTGTCACTGTCACGGGTCTGGAAACGCTTTTTCACTGCTTCTCCCTTCTTTAGCCAGTCTCACAAATCAAAGAAAGCAAGAACTGTCTGTACTAAAATGTATCTCGCCTCTTGCAGTGATGTCTTGCTTCCTACTCGTGTCCCTGAGATGCTCCAGTGTCACGGTCCTTGAAGAGGATGCCTTACAGCTACACAGGGTCACAAAGCTTGAGAAACCATCGGTCTTCTTCCAGAACGCCTGCTGATgagtccacaacctccctcaGCACAACGTCTCATTCCCCAAGCGCCTGTCATCCCCGCCAAACTGGCCTGAACATGCTCTTCCCCACAGAGTGTCCTCTTCTGACCCACAGTCCACGTGTTACCACCAAACTTAGTTCCTACCCTGTCACGCAGCTTCTCCTGGAGGAGCATCCACCCAAACCCCTCAGCCTCACCACATCTCAGCAGCTACAACTGCACAGCCTTGGCTTGTGAAGCCTTCAATACACAAAGCTCCACCAGGAGTTCTTTCAATGCATCTTCATGCCCCACAGTGCTCCCTGCCACTTCCCAGTCTATCAGGACAGCCCTTCAGGCACTTTTCATTTCACGGAATCCCTCAAGACAGCCTCCAGCCTCATTCCTTCCATTCCAGTTCCACAactggagcagcctgatccagcgggaggtgtccctgcccatggcaggggggttggaactggatgggctttaaggtcccttccattctatgactctgcgattccattctctgattctacaaTTCGCTACCCACAACATCATCTCACCATGCACAGTCCCTCCATGCGCATGAGCTACCACCACCACGGTGTCCAAAGaaagtagagagaaaaaaagaggaggaaacactttctcctttcctggcTGCAAGAACATCCTCATAGGGAACTATTTCACAACAGAAGACACCATCTACTCTTGATTTGGGCTTGTGCATGAAGTCACTTCTGCTAGTCCCTTTGGCTACTGAAACAAAAGGAGAGGAGTGTGATGCTGGCCAGATTGTTATCGTGTGTGGCAGTGGGTACAGAGACAGGCAGATCTGGCCTGAATTTGCTTAGCAGGTCAGATACCCAATCGTTTGTCTTTAGCTTCTTCTGTCATTTCttgttcctcttcctttcccgAAGATGGTCAGACTGGTTTTACTTTCTTACCCAATACTCTGTTTCCTACAGTAACTACTGTTAACCCTTACAGTGACTACTTGTTAACCTGTTAaacttccaaccctaactattctacgattctatcattctatcatTCTTATCAACTTGGCCAGGACTCCAGGCTACAATGTAAGATGATATTTAAGTTAGAGGACTTTTTTTACCCAGAGTGgtatttaatcatagaatcatagaatcaccaggttggaaaagacccactagatcatcgagtccaaccattcccatcaatcactaaaccacatccctcagcacctcgtccacccatctttatatattgaaaggccacaagaAGGTCATGAAGAGCCttccttcttcaggctgaagtctctcagtctttcttcacaggagaagtgttccagcccttggatcattttcatggccctCATCTGGACCCACTCTAATAGGTCGATGTCTGTCTTCTACTGAGCTGGATGCAGTTCTCCATGCGGGATCTCAACAGGGCAGAGGACAGGAGCAGAATCCTTCTCCTttgtcctgctggtcacacttctttggatgcagcccaggatacggtgcCACCTCAATCTTGCTGGgggtgcacttgatcccacTGTCTATATCAATGATGAAGGTATTAAATAGTATTGGACCCAGTATGGATCACTGAGGGGCACCACTTGTTGCTGGTTTTAACTTGGACATTGAGCAGTTGACTCTTTGGATGTGGCCTTTGCCTGCCCTAAATAAATCTAGCCATCTGTTTCAGAGCTAATCCCATCCTAAAATCAGGTCTGAGGTAGAGCAGTTACTGGAGAGATCTATTTGTCTCCATAGGAGATCCTACAGTGACAAAGACTCAACTCAGCTGACTTCCATAGACATAAAAGAGCTGACTTctttcctcagtttccccatttgtaaatgaaggaattttttttacttacgCTGTACTTTGCTGACTTTTGCTAAAACATTCAAGTTCTTGCAAGAGGCTTTACTCACTGGACTGTCAGTGATGAAATTTCACGTAAAGTAGGACTCGAAGGGTTATCAAGAGGCAACCCAGACcatcttctgtgtctgtgaAAACCTAACTTGATCATAACGGCTACTGAGAGAAATGTCCTGAGCTGCTCTTTAAAAGACCCCAGTGAGAGGTAgctctccaccacctccagaGCAAGACATCTCTCTCCTTATGACCAGAAATCTTTCTGACTTCTTTTTAAGTGAAGATTTAAGTTTtatatggtttttttttggagcaCCCAAAGAGGTGAAGGACTGTTTAATTACTCACAAGGCTATAAAGCCAAAGAAGCGGATCTAATGGGCCTctatacttggaaaaaaaagtaaagcatggCTTAATGAAGGACTCCAGAAAGGCTGAACTGGACCACaacgagggtggtgagacactgaccATGCttctcagagcagtggtggctgctccatccctggaggggttcaaggccaggttggatggggcttggagcccctgatccagtgggaagtgtccctgcccatggcaggggtggaactggatgggctttgaggtcccttctgaccagaacctttctatgattctaagattctatgataaggTCACTGCTCATGCGATGGAGAAATCCTGAAATGCCTTCATAGTATCATTATCATTGACTGGtggttatttctttaaaatagaatcatagaatcatagaatcatagaatggtttaggctgaagagaccttaaagatcatccagttccaacccctctgctatgggcaggggcacctcccactggatcaggggctccaagccccatccagcctggccttcaacacctccagggatggggcagccaccacttccctaggcaaaaTAGGTTTGCTTAAACATTTAAATCAGCAGAGAATTAATTTCTCCTCCTTTGCCCCCCCTTCCTTTCATTCCTTCCCTTCGCTAAGCCTCCACACCTCCTTCCTCCAGCCCCAAGAGCCCTTCAGGTGGAAGATTTCCTTGGAGAGGGTTGAAGACTGCTACTTAAACCACTTTCTCCTCAGCCTTATTTCTGCTGCAGGGTTGTGAATGCATCGCTGGGTGCACCCCGACCAGGGCACGGTGTCCAGAGCCCATCCTAGAAGCCCCCACGTAGACAGAAAATACCACTTGTGACACAGGAAAGCGAGAAAACAAATTAGATGGGATTGCACAGCAAAAGGCACGTCCTAAGCGAGTGCTGGAAGCTTTCTAGAAGCCATTCAATGTTCTTTAAAGATTCTGTGCTCCAACACATTCCTACCAGGGAAGGCAGGCGTTGAGGAGATAAAATACAGCCCTTATACAAAACTTAGATCTCCAAACACAGAGGAGGTAAGTTTTCCAGGTTCTCTGgattcttcactttttttttttttgtttcctttcatcatctctcttccttttttttccccctgatttcctttcccttcttcttaaacgtgaaaataaaaaaaagggatgGAAAGGTTCACAGCTTGGTAAGACAAGGGAGAAATCGATCTCCCATTGTCCTTATCcatctttttttaactgagatATATCAGAAGAGGAATTATCCGTGGCAATTTTACCCCACTTGAATGTCTTTTACCCACAGTCAGTACAGCTGCGCACACAGGAAGAGTCCCTGACTTTCCCAACTTCCTCTCAAGGCTTCACTTCGTGGCTTTGAGagcaattttggggtttttctccatttcaggGTTTCCTGTGGATGCTGCATCAGTTTTTGCCTGCACGAGAGTGTCCAACTTTGCAGTAATTTTAGAGAGGTGCTAGAAAACATGAATTAACCAAGTCATTCCAGAGATCTGCTCAGATCACCTGCACAAGCAGGGAGAACTTCTTGTGTTTTTCATTAGGCAATAGTGATTTTTAACAGATGTGTAGAAGCACCTAGAGTTAAGGAGTTGAGCCacggcacaaaaaaaaaggggtgggGGGCATTATGGAAAGCTCTGAGCTACTTGCAGGGGATGAAAAGGATTATTCTCTGAAGTTAACATTACTGTGGTGATGCTAATTAACTTGGGCTCCCCTGGTCAACggggaaagaaagaattctGTACAGGACCTTAGTTTAGCTGTTCTGCCTATAGAGAGGCTTTGACCACCAGCcagaataaacagagatgaaCCCTTGGGAGTATCTCCCACTATCAAGTAAAATTCCTACAGTGCTGGGACAGGAGATCTGAAAAGATCCTTtcattctctcttcctctccaagGAACATCACTGAGCTTTAAAGCAAGCTAAATGCTAGAAGAAATCATATGTGAGACTGTTTTATGTTTTCATCATGACAGATCACTTCCCCAGAACTCCTTGTTCAGCCCGTGAAGCTGCAAATTGATGTTTCAACGTGTGTATAAACAAGAGATTCTTTTTATTTGGTGAGTGGTTTCATTTCTCCTCTGAACAACAAttcaaagatgatttttttttttccttataaaataAATCAGCCTCCCAAGGAATCCTCCCAGGTGTTCTTACAGGCACTGGGTTTGCAAAGATTGTTATCGAGGACTTGGTTTATCCTGAGGGAAAACACGCTTTTAAACATCTGTAGCCCCTCTAGTGCTCGAGATGAACGGTCTGGCCTCATCCTTAGCATATTAGCCATAGATCCAGTCCTTGGAAATCCAGGAGGACCAGGATGGAGGAACACCACCAGgtgtctatgattctatgatttttgtcCTTATAAAATAAATCAGCCTCCCAAGGAGGATCTCCCAAGCAATCCAGGAGGACCAGGATGGTGGAACAAATCACCGAGTGCTGGCTCGGTGCGGTGACAGCCGTGGCTGAAGCCTCCTGCAAGGAGAATTAAATACCTAgggcaggaagaaaaatatcccACTTCATGAACTTCATACTCATCCTATCTGTTCCTTCATCCGTATGCACTTATGATaaagaattaatgaaaaaacCCTAATTAATCCTATGTCTTTGTTTTCCCCTGTGCCTAGGCTGTCCATTATATATCACCACCCAACAGATTTACATGGAGAACGCAAGCAGTGTGAAGGAATTCATTCTTCTGGGCCTCTCAGAGAATCAAGGGGTGcagaaaatatgctttttgatgtttctcttcttctacaCAATTATTGTGGCAGGAAATCTGCTCATCGTTATCACTGTAATTAGCAGTCAGCGCCTGAACTCCCCCAtgtatttcttcctctgctaCTTGTCCTTTGTAGATATCTGTTACTCTTCCGTCACAGCTCCCAAAATGATCGCTGACTTTCTGgttgaaaataaaaccatctcCTTCGTGGGCTGCATCGCGCAGCTCTTCGGGTTCCATTTCTTTGGCTGCACGGAGATCTTCCTCCTCACCGTGATGGCCTAcgaccgctacgttgccatctgcagACCCCTCCACTACACCACCCTCATGACCAGGCGGACGTGTGGCCGCATGGTGATGGGCTCGTGGGTAGGAGGCTTCGTGCACTCCGCCGTGCAGACTCTTCTAACCACTCAGCTCCCTTTCTGTGGCCCCAATAAAATTGATCACTACTTCTGTGACGTCCACCCCCTCCTACGATTGGCCTGTACCGACACCTACGCCGTGGACATCATCGTCGCTGCTGGTGGAATGATAGCTCTGAGTTGTTTCTTCATCCTGGTCGTTTCGTACGTTGTCATCTTGGTTTCCTTGAAAAGCCAAACGTATGAAGGGAGGCAAAAGGCCCTCTCCACCTGCGGGTCCCACATCACGGTGGTGATCCTGTTCTTCGGGCCATGTACTTTTATCTACATACGTCCATCCAGCAACCTGCTGGAGGACAAGAGCGTGGCGGTGTTTTACACCGTCATCACGCCCATGTTGAACCCGCTCATCTACACGCTGAGAAACGAGGAGGTGAAGAGCGCCATGAGGAAACTGTGGAGTAGAAAACTGGGAAGGGAAGTTGGAAAGATGTAGAACCATGGTAACATCTCCGAAGGattagagaaaataaagcatttttcactGTGGTTTCTTGCGTGAAAGTTTCCCGAGGACTGTGTTTCAAAGAGAAGCCGTCAGCTCTTGCTGTGATTAGAAAAACACTGAAGGTTCATCGTTTGACTTGAAAGACATTGTGAACTCTGTGATGAGCAGGAATTCCCTTTCCATTCTCTTGTCAACTAGCACAGGTCCAGGTCTTGGGCTCCTGAGCCTGTTGATTTAACCACCAGTGTTTAAATAAACGCTACTAAAAATACTGAATGTGTTGTTCAGGTAGAACATTCTGTCACTCAGCTGTAAACTTTCAGCTTAAACTTTCAGTTTCATGTAAAACTCCATCTGCGCTGTAATCCCTTCAGGTGGGAAAGAGAGGATGATGGTCACCTGCTGCTGGAAACAGGTCCCTTTCTGCTTCCAGTAAATGCCTTTTCATGAAAACCACCCTGTGTGATCTGGAGTCTGTGGGTTAGCAGGTAAAGCCTGATATTAGAATCAttgagtcatagaatagtttgggttggaaggggccttaaagatcatccagttccacctcctattggatcaggagctccaagccccatccaacctggccttgaacccctccagggatggggcagccacaactgccCTGGGAAACTTGTTCCAgttgcctcactgctctcatcatgaagaaatccctccttctgtctagactaaatctgcccctctccagtttatacccatcacccctcatcctatcactccaagtctttgtgaacagcccctccccagctttcttgtagccccttcaggcactgcaaggtcactataaggtctccttggagccttctcttctccaggctgagcaatcccaactctctcagcctcttctcatatgggaggtgctccagccctcagatcatccttgtagcctcctctggactccttccaacagttccgtatccttcttatgttgaggattccagaactggacacagtactccagataaggtctcacaagagaggagtagaggaccagaatcacctcccttgacctgctggccactcttcttttgatgcacaTATATCAATGTCCCGTGTAAGAGGCATCTTTACACCAAGAATACTTGATTGCAGAGGCAAGGTGACTATCAATCTTGCAAAAAGCCAGCTGGGATGTTTATTTGAACCAGAAATGCTTCCAGAAGTAATACACGTGAATTAGTAGATAAAGTCTATTTGGCTGGACCAGCCAGCAACAAACAGATGAGTGAGCAAACCCTAGACACGAAACAGTCCAGGTGACTGCACTCCAGCATCGCTCTCCAGAGACCATCCTAGCAGCATCCACAGTACAGCATCAGCTCCTCGTCCACCGATGACGCCTGACAAACCTCTCTATGCCCCTGAGATCTCATTACTCCTGATAGCCTCTTGCTTCTGCTGTGTGATTTACTTTAAATACTTCTGCTACCACCTCCCCATCTCATGAGAGATCCTGCTTCTCGTCAGTGCTCCTGGAAGTTGCATTTTGCAGAATGAGACGTGTGGGTCGAGTCAGGCTGTTCTTTTCAGCCACCGCAGGTTTCAGAACTGGCAGAGAGGCTTTCACGACAAGCTAAACACCAACTTGCAGCTGAGACGTTCTGATGAACCCACCTGAAGTGGTCAGCGGAGGTCAGCAGAGGAGGAACAGCAAGTGAACTCTTGGAGGACAGCAAATATGAACTGTATAAGATTTCTGATGTTGTTCCTTTGGTTTGTTCAAGTGTGACTCAAACCCCACCTTTGAAAACAGGCATTTCTGGTGAGTGGCTTCTGCGAGGTCCATTTTATGAATTAGAAAAAACTcaattacagatttttttagcCTTTGGTTTAgttggggttttatttgcttttcttcccctccagtTATTTGCTGATTCTACCTGCTGAAAGAACGTTGTCAGCATTACAGAGAGAACTCAGAAGCTGATGACACCACTTCCCATGGGCTTGGGGTCACGACACACACCTTGGTTTTCTCCAAAGTGCTTTCCCTCTCCTCATGGAGGGGCATGGAGATGGACATGAGAGCCAAGAGCCTTTCCTCTGCTACCCTCGACAGGGAGTAGCCAGGAGGTGAGGCAGGGAGCTTAGGAGAAAGAACTGGGTGTCCTGGGATTGTCAGATAGATTTCACACCCCAAAGGGCTTGCTGATACCACAGATGAGGTCATCACACATTAGCCACCTCTGTCTTCATGGATAAATGGAACCCTTGGGGACTGTGGGGGAATTCATGTGTGTTTTGAAAACAGGAGGGTCACCGGTGGTGAATTCATCACCCCGCTATCACCGCAGAGGTATTTAGGAGGTGTTCCACATTAAGTCCAGAACCTGAGTGAGGTACACAACCCCCTGCGAGCACTCCACTAATGCAAATTAGGTCCAGATCGGTTAATTCGTGCACTGTAAGAAAGGTGGTCCATGAAACCACTGGGCAGCTCTTCCATGACTGAACTTAATCAGGTCTATCGCAATCAGACAGATAATAAGGAGCAGGTCTGATGCAATCCTTCCGAGGGCTGAAAAGAAAGGGACAATCTCTCCTTGTGCAAGGACCTTTCTCAGGCCATCACCAAAGCGCTGAGACTTGAATTATAGTCACACtgtctcatttttttcatagaaagggtcattgggcaccagaacaggctgcccagggagggggttgagtccccttccctggaggggtttaagggccgggtggacgaggtgctgagggacatgggttagtgattgatgggaatggttggactcgatgatccggtgggtctcttccaacctggtgattctatgattctatgattctaataccATGGCCagtgtcttttctgttcttcaggtCCTGCCTACACGGTGTCTATGGAGAACAAGAACAATGTGACAGAGTTCATCCTCCGTGGACTGACACAAGATGAGACAGTAGCAAAACTGTGCTTCTCGTTATTCTTAGTCTTCTATGCCGCTGTCATTCTTGGAAACCTGCTGATCATCATTACCATAAAGACAAGTAAACAGCTGAACTctcccatgtacttcttcctgaGCTGCTTGTCTTTCGTAGACATCAGTTACTCCACTGTCACAGCTCCCAAACTCATTTATGACCTTCTTGTGGAGAAGAAGACCATCTCCTTTGTGGGCTGCATAGCTCAAGTGTTTGCAGGTCATTTCTTGGGATGCACGGAGACCTTCCTTCTCACGGTGATGGCCTACGATCGTTGCATTGCTATATGCAAGCCGCTCCATTACACAAGTACTGTGAACGAGCATGTTTGCAGATGGCTGGTGGCAGCTTCTTGGGTGGGAGGCTTTGTCCATTCAGGGGTGCAGACCTTGCTGGCCATTCAGCTACAGTTTTGTGGGCCCAATGAGATCGACCACTATTTCTGTGATGTTCACCCTTTGTTGAAGCTGGCCTGCAATGACACCTACGTCACTGGTGTCATAGTGGCTGCCAACAGCGGTGTGATTTCCCTCAtctgttttgttgttcttgtgGTGTCCTATGCTGTGATCTTGGTTTCTTTGAGGACGCGCTCTTCTGAAGGGCGTCTCAAAGCGTTCTGCACATGTACATCCCACATCACTGTTGTCATTCTGTTCCTTGGACCGTGTATTTTTATCTACATGCGCCCTTCCATCACCTTCTCCGTAGACAAGATGGTCTCTGTGTTCTACACCATCATCACGCCTATGCTCAATCCCTTGATCTACACCCTCCGAAATGAAGAGGTGAAACATGCCATGAAAATGTTGTGGAGCAGAAAAGTGAAGAGGAGTGAGAAATGAAGCCACACAGCTTTCTAAGATGACCTTAAGAAACCatggggaggaaaagagaaatgttgGGGAGAGACTTTCCAGTAACGTTGCTCTGTTTTTAGCACCGCTGTTCAGAACAGGGCTGGCACCAACTTCAAGGTTTTATGGAACTCATCTTCCTTGGAAACCATCAGCCAAAAGGACATGTGGTTATTGTCAGCTCCCAAAAATGAGCATTGAGGATGGTGCTGTGGCATTTACCTTCAGACACCTCATGGCTGTAGCTTGGGTGTTTGGCTAGGTTTCTCCTAGCACCAGGAGAAACAACCAAGTCTTTTGAGAGGCTGGTCTTGCCTACCAGATCCTAAAAGCTTTGGAGAGTAGCATCTCCTTACGTTTATGCACAAGGGAGTGATGGTGGTACCAAACTTCCAAGAGTAAATAAAGAGTAAATACATAATTTGACATATTAAAATGAGGTGTCTACAACTGAGTGAGGACGGGACTCATTTCATGGGAAACTAGGCCATGAAAGAAACTGCATTAGGTCTCTGCAAGACTGAGAGAGATGTTGGATTGTactgaaaaatcagatataaggaggaatttcttcacaatgagggtggggaggccctggaacaagttgcccagggaggtggtggctgcctcatccctggaggtgttcaaggtcagtttGGATTGGGCTTGATCtcctgggaggtgtccctgcccatggcagggggttggatctggatgatctttaaggtcccttccaacccaaacttcCAACCCCCTTTCCTAAGAACGATATGGCTTGGTTGATGTTTTCCTCAGCCATTTTGAGTATGGAAAGGTAGAAATGCCCCTAGAAACCCATGGCTCTGGGCAATGCTCTTCCACTGCAAAAGGCCTGACTGTGGTCAAGGCATAGATCTTCTAGAAACTTCCATTGGCACTAATATTTTGGGAAGGGAAGCAGAACCACTGGGTGTCCTTGAACCAGGTGACAACTCATTCCTTTGCCTCAAAGTAACTGGTGACAGATGGAGAGGAAATAAAGCCATAAGTTCTTTTTGGTTTACAATGGTAGTAAACTAGAGGTAAAACATCACTGCTTGGACAAGGAATGTTTATAATTTCTCCCTGTTTGCAGAAGaacaggaagaggaagaggtaGCAAGGACTACTAGAAGGGGAAGGGATTATCTTCCCTGCTGTTACGGCATAAAAACATGTGTGGAGTCACCAAGATTTCCTTTCTAGATTTCCAGGTTCTTCctcactggaagaggctgctcctTTCACCTCCTGAAGATGTAGGAGAAACAGCCATAACATTCAGAAAGCAACATTCTCCATTGGTTGGATTACATGATTTCAGAGACTGCTTTCCAGGGTTTAGTGGTCACGCCACGAGTTTGGTTTGCCTTCCTCAACAGGGCAGGGGGAGAAGTTGAGATTTGAAAGCTCATGGGTCGAGATAATGACAGTGAGAATTTCTTATCAATTAATATCGCAGGCAGAACAAGCAGTTCAAGCTGATTTGAAGTTGAACCATAGTTGTGAGTGGGATATCACCAATGATATCTTTGGGCTGCTGAGATCTTCCTTTGTCTGGGGGAGTGAACATTCATAGTTGTTTATCTTGATATCTCACCCTGATCCAGTCCATCTCTGAATGATTGTGGTTTCCAGCCAATGCTACCTGTCCTagctctgcagctcctctgaTCTCAACCACACCTCCCAGTGTCTATCACCCTCTCAATGAGGGGACTGATGCTACAACCCTACATTATTCATTTTAGCACTGAAGATTTCTGTCACACAGAGAGCTTCTGAGGGCCCAGAAGCACGTGGTGTCTCATCCTCTATCACCATTCAGGACTCCACGCACAGAGGTCATTGAGCAAATTGCTGTGTTGTTGCACACCAAGGGACTCAGCACCAAAGCTGTTTAACAAGGCCCTTGGGTAGCTGCTTGGAGTTCGGTAATGACACCATTCTCACAGGTCCAATGCCACCAGTGCAGAGTTCCCTTTGGCCTCTGTTTCCACCCCAGTATCTACACGTTCTGCTGGGATGGGAGGACTTCAGGGGGAAGGGAAATATGGGAAATGGAGAGGTCAGTTCACAACGCCATGGAGGTGTTGCCTCACTGGATCTTTCTGTCTAAATGATAGATGGAAAATGGGACAGCGATGCCATCTCAGTAAAATTTTCCTGTAACctgtcaggaaaagaaaaaattgcttAAACACCTCCTGAAACAAACTTCTATGCAATAAGAAATTTAAACAAGAACAAGGATGTGGCAATtagcagcaggaggaagaagagcGGAACAGAGCCCTGACCTGTCTGATGAAGAACTTGAACCACATTTGGAGGGAATGATTGAAAAGGTTTTCAGacaacaaatgctgcagagctcaGTCTTGGAAGCCCACGTTGTATCAACATTTAGTAACCACGTACAGTagtaaactttttttcccctcctttgctTATGTTCTTCCTATCAGCCATGGCTTCTTCAAGCATGAGTGTGGTTGTGTGAGAGGCAAAGAGAAATGCTTGGCCCTCTGTTGAAAAATGTACAGAGAATTTCAACTACAACTGTGCCCTTTTGGTCATTTGGAGCCTCCAAGGAGCTTCATTTCTTGTTCACTGCATCGTAGACATGGAGCATGAGGTGTCTTCTGTGCTATAAGTCATCTCGCTGCTGTGGAATGATCTAAATGAGGTAAACTAAGTCATGTTTTTAAGGTGTTTAGTCCTCTTTATTGAACACAAAGAGCCAGAGCTGTGATGCTCAGACTGTGATGATGGTTCTGCAGGTGTTTCTCCAGGACAACCTCAGGGCTGGCTGTAGGCAGTTCCCCATCTCTACAGCTGTTCCAGCTCTTGGAAGATGCCCGAGCCCTTgggagagacagagaggaaaaaggtgGGGTCAGTTCTGAACTAGCACCATGGTTTGCAGACACGTATTCTGAATTATGCAGGAAGCAAACCTGCTGGGTGGGAGAGAAAAGCAGCCTTCGAGAACTACTGGAAGGTGGTAAAGAAAGCAGAGCCAGAGGAAAGCGCTCAGGTCTGAGCAAAAGGCAAGAGAGGTGTAGGAAAAGCAGGCACTGCTTTCTTAGTAGCAACCTCCTGCTTGCTGGCATATAAACTCATAGGCAGAAATGAGCAGGTGAAGAATTTCCTGGTGTGATTGTAAAGGAAACAGAGCGTTGTGCTGCTGGTTGCATTTTAACCTTTGCAAGGGAGTGATTGTATTTGTCTGCTGAAGAGCTATAACATTCCTACGAGCAACAAGGAGGTGGAGAAAATGTGCAAGGttctgcagcttctgctgtGTTAGAAAACATAGTTTCTTCAGCAGAACATGTTCTGTTAACAGCCTAGGAAAGAGCTCCAGCTACTACACAGCTAGAGCTCAATGCAGAGCAATACCAGTGAGGAACCTCCAAGACTTGGTTTTGGTGGCTGTATTTCTAGTTTCAGAGTGGACAAGCTAACTGGAGAGCCCTTTCATCAGTTTAGAGGAATGCAATTAAGAGTAGAACAAGGAACAGTTCGTGGTTGAG of Phaenicophaeus curvirostris isolate KB17595 chromosome 5, BPBGC_Pcur_1.0, whole genome shotgun sequence contains these proteins:
- the LOC138720624 gene encoding olfactory receptor 4S2-like; the encoded protein is MENASSVKEFILLGLSENQGVQKICFLMFLFFYTIIVAGNLLIVITVISSQRLNSPMYFFLCYLSFVDICYSSVTAPKMIADFLVENKTISFVGCIAQLFGFHFFGCTEIFLLTVMAYDRYVAICRPLHYTTLMTRRTCGRMVMGSWVGGFVHSAVQTLLTTQLPFCGPNKIDHYFCDVHPLLRLACTDTYAVDIIVAAGGMIALSCFFILVVSYVVILVSLKSQTYEGRQKALSTCGSHITVVILFFGPCTFIYIRPSSNLLEDKSVAVFYTVITPMLNPLIYTLRNEEVKSAMRKLWTQVQVLGS
- the LOC138720625 gene encoding olfactory receptor 4S2-like, whose product is MENKNNVTEFILRGLTQDETVAKLCFSLFLVFYAAVILGNLLIIITIKTSKQLNSPMYFFLSCLSFVDISYSTVTAPKLIYDLLVEKKTISFVGCIAQVFAGHFLGCTETFLLTVMAYDRCIAICKPLHYTSTVNEHVCRWLVAASWVGGFVHSGVQTLLAIQLQFCGPNEIDHYFCDVHPLLKLACNDTYVTGVIVAANSGVISLICFVVLVVSYAVILVSLRTRSSEGRLKAFCTCTSHITVVILFLGPCIFIYMRPSITFSVDKMVSVFYTIITPMLNPLIYTLRNEEVKHAMKMLWSRKVKRSEK